From Homo sapiens chromosome 17 genomic scaffold, GRCh38.p14 alternate locus group ALT_REF_LOCI_1 HSCHR17_7_CTG4, a single genomic window includes:
- the LYZL6 gene encoding lysozyme-like protein 6 precursor, whose protein sequence is MTKALLIYLVSSFLALNQASLISRCDLAQVLQLEDLDGFEGYSLSDWLCLAFVESKFNISKINENADGSFDYGLFQINSHYWCNDYKSYSENLCHVDCQDLLNPNLLAGIHCAKRIVSGARGMNNWVEWRLHCSGRPLFYWLTGCRLR, encoded by the exons ATGACAAAGGCGCTACTCATCTATTTGGTCAGCAGCTTTCTTGCCCTAAATCAGGCCAGCCTCATCAGTCGCTGTGACTTGGCCCAGGTGCTGCAGCTGGAGGACTTGGATGGGTTTGAGGGTTACTCCCTGAGTGACT GGCTGTGCCTGGCTTTTGTGGAAAGCAAGTTCAACAtatcaaagataaatgaaaatgcagaTGGAAGCTTTGACTATGGCCTCTTCCAGATCAACAGCCACTACTGGTGCAACGATTATAAGAGTTACTCGGAAAACCTTTGCCACGTAGACTGTCAAG ATCTGCTGAATCCCAACCTTCTTGCAGGCATCCACTGCGCAAAAAGGATTGTGTCCGGAGCACGGGGGATGAACAACTG GGTAGAATGGAGGTTGCACTGTTCAGGCCGGCCACTCTTCTACTGGCTGACAGGATGCCGCCTGAGATGA